A genomic segment from Primulina huaijiensis isolate GDHJ02 unplaced genomic scaffold, ASM1229523v2 scaffold43269, whole genome shotgun sequence encodes:
- the LOC140969990 gene encoding GDSL esterase/lipase At1g29670-like → MSQTRPRNFTLLCFCLLPLLFPCIAIQQNDNTKIKGMFVFGSSLVDNGNNNFLPNSMAKVNYFPYGVDFPLGPSGRFTNGKNVIDLLGLKLNLPDYIPPFSDPSTNGSKIVNGVNFASGGSGILDDTGALAGNVISLNQQIRNFEEYTLPELEIQLENKSKEILPQFLFLVGTGGNDYSLNYFMGLSNSNTSIEDFTANLITALAHHLMRLYNLGASKFVLMGINPNGCSPMAKARVPTQEGCIRTLNRAAHMFNANLRNLVDAIRPQMPGSNLVFVNSYKVIMDIIRHPISRGFVDVKNACCEVSKISEGGNGILCKRGGSICENRSEYVFFDGLHPTEAVNVVIANKAFASKFKTEVYPFSIYDLSKI, encoded by the exons ATGTCCCAAACAAGACCTCGAAATTTCACACTGCTTTGTTTCTGTCTCCTCCCTTTGTTATTTCCATGCATAGCCATACAACAGAATGATAACACCAAAATCAAAGGCATGTTCGTGTTTGGAAGCTCTCTTGTTGATAATGGGAATAACAATTTCCTTCCAAATTCCATGGCCAAAGTTAATTACTTTCCTTATGGAGTAGACTTCCCTCTTGGCCCTTCTGGTAGATTTACCAATGGAAAAAATGTGATAGACTTGCTTGGCCTAAAACTTAACCTTCCAGATTACATTCCACCATTCTCCGATCCTTCAACTAATGGGAGTAAGATTGTAAATGGGGTCAACTTTGCTTCTGGTGGTTCTGGAATATTGGATGACACTGGTGCACTTGCT GGAAATGTGATCAGTTTGAATCAACAAATAAGAAACTTCGAGGAGTACACACTGCCAGAATTGGAGATTCAATTGGAGAACAAAAGCAAAGAAATCCTTCCTCAGTTCTTGTTTTTGGTTGGAACTGGTGGAAATGATTACTCGCTCAATTACTTCATGGGCTTATCCAACAGCAACACCAGCATCGAAGATTTCACTGCCAATTTGATCACTGCCCTCGCCCACCATCTCATG AGGTTGTACAATTTGGGTGCTAGCAAGTTCGTGTTGATGGGAATAAATCCCAATGGTTGTAGTCCAATGGCTAAAGCCAGGGTTCCGACACAAGAGGGCTGCATTCGGACATTGAATCGAGCGGCTCACATGTTCAATGCCAATTTGAGGAACTTGGTCGATGCCATCAGGCCACAAATGCCTGGTTCTAACCTTGTTTTTGTCAATTCATACAAAGTTATTATGGATATCATAAGACATCCTATTTCAAGAG GTTTTGTGGATGTAAAAAATGCTTGCTGTGAAGTAAGCAAGATAAGTGAAGGTGGGAATGGGATTCTGTGCAAAAGAGGAGGATCCATCTGTGAAAATAGGAGTGAATATGTGTTTTTTGATGGCTTGCATCCAACAGAAGCTGTCAATGTTGTGATCGCAAATAAAGCCTTCGCATCCAAATTTAAAACTGAGGTCTACCCTTTCAGCATCTACGATCtctcaaaaatttaa
- the LOC140969996 gene encoding F-box protein At3g07870-like, whose amino-acid sequence MIRQSSQLTKLPLEIISNILTRIPILLIARLKYVCHAWLELFESPEFSKLHLSKSSAGLLVYQHLGGSYLIKIFRFEDELVVECHQFNYTPVRRFDLTEFKCNTISGSVDGFLCFLHVGHIDNLYICHPITREYISLPTLESYVQFPSMVTCSRSECHVYSLGTTGTWRSIAPGPPLHSNCYSIGAFLNGNLHWLVGDLKDSYVISCLDLDKEMFRTFSGPPLPGYRTCKCLGGLVVLGDCLSVCNNMSEHDIVIWIMKDYGVGKSWSKEFVISKLPSLAGECYELVLPIKVFRNGDISML is encoded by the exons ATGATTAGGCAATCTTCACAATTGACAAAGCTACCATTAGAAATCATCTCTAATATTCTTACAAGAATTCCGATCCTTCTCATCGCGCGCCTCAAATACGTTTGCCACGCATGGCTCGAGTTATTCGAGTCTCCCGAATTCTCCAAGCTCCATCTTTCTAAATCGTCTGCTGGCCTCCTTGTCTATCAACATCTCGGGGGGTCATACTTGATCAAGATATTCAGATTCGAAGATGAACTCGTGGTCGAATGCCACCAGTTTAACTACACTCCAGTCAGAAGATTTGATCTCACGGAATTCAAGTGTAACACGATATCAGGTTCCGTTGATGGTTTCCTTTGCTTTCTCCATGTTGGCCATATTGACAATCTTTACATTTGCCATCCAATCACACGCGAGTACATCTCACTTCCAACGCTTGAAAGTTATGTTCAGTTTCCTAGTATGGTCACATGTTCGAG GTCTGAATGTCATGTTTACTCGCTGGGAACAACTGGGACATGGAGAAGCATTGCACCTGGTCCCCCGTTACACTCCAACTGCTATTCGATTGGAGCTTTTCTGAATGGAAATCTTCATTGGTTGGTGGGAGATTTAAAGGATTCCTATGTGATATCTTGCTTGGATCTTGATAAAGAAATGTTCAGGACCTTCTCTGGTCCTCCTCTGCCAGGATACAGGACCTGCAAGTGTTTGGGGGGCTTGGTGGTTTTAGGGGATTGCTTATCCGTATGCAACAATATGTCTGAGCATGATATCGTTATCTGGATAATGAAGGATTATGGTGTTGGGAAATCTTGGAGTAAAGAATTTGTAATCAGCAAGCTACCGAGTCTTGCAGGTGAGTGCTATGAGCTTGTACTCCCTATCAAAGTATTCAGAAATGGGGATATATCGATGCTATGA